In Janthinobacterium sp. 67, a genomic segment contains:
- a CDS encoding TonB-dependent receptor, translating to MINHKRLRLTQIALSLSIALAAAPSFAQNTTSSIGGRISATDGKPAAGAQVNIVHVESGSASNVTTDAEGRYVARGLRAGGPYTITITKNGVVEKREGVYIALAETANVDATLGADMQVVKVSTNAVRNQVFNRNNMGAGTNIGPTELATQASISRSLQDYARADPRLSQTDKERGEISVAGQNSRYNSMTIDGVAVNDTFGLEASGTATGKQPISIEAIQSVQVNVANYDVTQKGYTGANVNAVTKSGTNKVKGSVYYAFRNDTMSGDRYNSTDDTYYAPPKSKDTTKGITLGGPLIEDKLFLFANYEKTTSSRGAPAFGPVGSAQTNVAITQGAIDSAIAIAKDKYGIAAGTLAVPAGSEFTATEKLLKLDWNLTDTQRMMLRYTKTEQSEPIYTGFSGTGLSLSSYWYDQNKSLETLVGQWTAEWTPTFSTEVKVSSRDYDSVPRNNAYLPAIGLQFSGALPAGAPSSLATGNRFLNFGTELSRQRNILGTKTKDFYAAGTWSLGDHEVKFGTDYSKNEIYNAFLQNVNGNYTFGCINSSATFAYSFGAINCGTATAAQLQAAVLENFSRGRPSSYTYQVPQAGRTLDDAVAMFSLKNIGLFLQDTWEVNKQLTLTAGLRIDGTRIGEKPIFNARAAQATVARTTPNGRQTGGFGIDNSHTIDGENLYQPRFGFNYKLESARPTQVRGGFGLFQGAAMSVWLGNPYQNTGMATQNITCASSAGTCPTTDGFFNPDPTKQPTSVPAVIPAMKVDALSQDLAQPSVWKANLAIEHELPWMGLIVSAEYLRFQTKSAIYYEELNMGAPTATGSDGRPMYYGPNAYNTACWNANGALIGGANCSALTKAGSNAAFGQVLMAKNTDKGESNVLTLSVRSPTRDGLSWGSSYTYTDGTEVSPLTSSTSSSNWGGRAVFNPNENVASNSNYLVKDRFTANVNWQKRFFGEYKTTFGLFYEGRSGKPYSWTINNDLNGDGLAGNDLMYIPKAPGSGEVVFAGATPAARAANEAAFWKVVNANGDLRKAKGGVIGRNESFSPWTNSFDVRMSQEVPGFFKGNKGIITFDILNFGNLLNRKWGRINEVGFQSAGGQVRSFVDFAGMENGKYVYNTRPVVESLETRQVKGESQWALQATVKYEF from the coding sequence ATGATCAATCACAAGCGACTTCGGCTAACGCAAATCGCGTTAAGCCTGTCTATTGCACTGGCAGCGGCACCATCGTTCGCACAGAACACTACGTCTTCCATTGGCGGCCGTATCTCGGCTACTGACGGCAAGCCGGCAGCTGGCGCGCAAGTTAATATCGTTCACGTTGAGTCCGGTTCGGCCAGCAACGTGACCACTGATGCAGAAGGCCGTTATGTTGCACGCGGTCTGCGTGCCGGCGGTCCTTACACCATCACCATTACCAAGAATGGCGTCGTTGAAAAACGCGAAGGCGTGTATATCGCCCTGGCGGAAACGGCCAACGTTGACGCCACGCTGGGCGCCGACATGCAGGTGGTGAAAGTCAGCACCAATGCAGTTCGCAATCAGGTTTTCAACCGCAACAACATGGGCGCCGGCACCAATATCGGCCCGACCGAACTGGCTACCCAGGCATCGATCTCGCGCAGCCTGCAAGACTACGCCCGCGCTGACCCACGCCTGTCGCAAACCGACAAAGAGCGCGGTGAAATTTCCGTTGCCGGTCAAAACTCGCGCTACAACTCGATGACGATTGACGGCGTGGCCGTGAACGACACGTTCGGCCTGGAAGCATCCGGTACCGCGACCGGCAAGCAGCCAATTTCGATCGAAGCGATCCAGTCGGTGCAGGTTAACGTTGCCAACTATGACGTCACCCAAAAAGGCTACACCGGCGCGAACGTCAACGCGGTGACCAAATCGGGCACCAACAAGGTCAAGGGTAGCGTCTACTACGCTTTCCGTAACGACACCATGTCGGGCGACCGTTACAACAGCACCGACGACACTTACTACGCACCGCCAAAATCGAAAGACACCACCAAGGGTATTACCCTGGGCGGCCCGCTGATCGAAGACAAGCTGTTCCTGTTTGCTAACTACGAAAAAACCACCAGCTCGCGCGGCGCGCCAGCATTCGGTCCTGTCGGCAGTGCGCAAACCAATGTGGCAATTACCCAAGGCGCCATCGATAGCGCGATTGCTATTGCCAAGGACAAGTACGGTATCGCTGCCGGTACTTTGGCCGTTCCTGCGGGTTCCGAATTCACGGCGACGGAAAAGTTGCTCAAGCTGGACTGGAACCTGACCGACACCCAGCGCATGATGCTGCGTTACACCAAGACCGAACAGTCCGAGCCGATTTACACCGGTTTTAGCGGCACTGGCCTGTCGCTGAGCTCGTACTGGTATGACCAGAACAAGAGCCTGGAAACCCTGGTTGGTCAATGGACCGCCGAGTGGACCCCGACCTTCTCGACCGAAGTCAAAGTGTCGTCGCGCGACTACGACAGCGTACCGCGCAACAACGCTTATCTGCCGGCAATCGGCCTGCAGTTCAGCGGCGCGCTGCCAGCTGGCGCACCTTCGAGCCTGGCTACCGGCAACCGCTTCCTGAACTTCGGTACCGAACTGAGTCGTCAGCGTAACATTCTTGGCACCAAAACCAAGGATTTCTACGCAGCCGGTACCTGGTCGCTGGGCGACCATGAAGTCAAGTTCGGCACCGACTACAGCAAGAACGAGATCTATAATGCGTTCCTGCAAAACGTCAACGGTAACTACACCTTCGGCTGTATTAACAGCAGCGCCACATTTGCCTATTCGTTCGGCGCCATCAACTGCGGTACTGCCACGGCAGCGCAATTGCAGGCAGCCGTGCTGGAAAACTTCAGCCGTGGCCGTCCTAGCTCGTACACCTATCAGGTGCCACAAGCGGGCCGTACGCTGGACGATGCCGTGGCGATGTTCTCGCTGAAAAACATCGGCCTGTTCCTGCAAGATACCTGGGAAGTCAACAAGCAGCTGACGTTGACCGCCGGCCTGCGCATCGACGGTACCCGCATCGGCGAAAAGCCAATCTTCAATGCGCGTGCAGCACAGGCAACTGTCGCTCGTACCACGCCTAACGGTCGTCAGACCGGCGGTTTCGGTATCGATAACTCGCATACCATCGACGGCGAAAACCTGTATCAGCCACGTTTTGGCTTCAACTACAAGCTGGAATCGGCGCGTCCTACGCAAGTTCGCGGCGGCTTCGGCTTGTTCCAGGGGGCGGCGATGAGCGTCTGGCTGGGCAATCCTTACCAGAATACCGGCATGGCCACCCAGAACATTACCTGCGCCTCGTCGGCTGGCACTTGCCCGACCACCGATGGCTTCTTCAATCCGGATCCAACCAAGCAGCCAACGAGCGTGCCAGCGGTTATCCCGGCGATGAAGGTCGATGCCTTGAGCCAGGATCTGGCGCAACCATCGGTATGGAAAGCCAATCTGGCCATCGAACATGAGCTGCCATGGATGGGTCTGATCGTCAGCGCCGAATACCTGCGTTTCCAGACCAAGAGCGCGATTTACTACGAAGAGCTGAACATGGGTGCGCCAACGGCAACCGGTAGCGATGGCCGTCCAATGTACTATGGTCCTAACGCCTACAATACGGCGTGTTGGAATGCAAATGGCGCCTTGATCGGCGGCGCCAATTGCAGCGCCTTGACCAAGGCTGGCAGCAACGCCGCCTTCGGCCAAGTGCTGATGGCTAAAAATACCGACAAGGGCGAGTCGAACGTGCTGACCCTGTCGGTGCGCAGCCCGACCCGTGATGGCCTGTCGTGGGGTTCGTCGTACACCTACACCGATGGCACCGAAGTATCGCCGCTGACGTCGTCGACCTCCAGCTCGAACTGGGGCGGCCGTGCCGTCTTCAATCCGAACGAAAACGTGGCGTCGAACTCGAACTATCTGGTCAAGGATCGCTTTACCGCCAACGTCAACTGGCAAAAACGTTTCTTCGGCGAATACAAGACCACCTTCGGTCTGTTCTATGAAGGCCGTAGCGGCAAGCCATACAGCTGGACCATCAACAATGACTTGAACGGTGACGGCCTGGCCGGCAACGACTTGATGTACATTCCTAAAGCGCCAGGTTCGGGTGAGGTCGTGTTTGCCGGCGCCACGCCAGCAGCGCGCGCCGCCAACGAGGCAGCGTTCTGGAAAGTGGTCAACGCCAATGGCGATCTGCGCAAAGCCAAGGGTGGCGTGATCGGCCGTAACGAGAGTTTTTCTCCATGGACCAACAGCTTCGATGTGCGCATGAGCCAGGAAGTACCGGGCTTCTTCAAGGGTAACAAAGGCATCATTACCTTCGATATCCTGAACTTCGGTAACCTGCTCAATCGCAAATGGGGCCGCATCAATGAAGTGGGCTTCCAGAGCGCCGGTGGCCAGGTACGCAGCTTCGTTGACTTTGCCGGTATGGAAAACGGCAAGTATGTCTACAACACCCGTCCTGTGGTGGAAAGCCTGGAAACGCGTCAAGTCAAAGGCGAATCGCAATGGGCGCTGCAAGCAACGGTCAAGTACGAGTTCTAA
- a CDS encoding bifunctional metallophosphatase/5'-nucleotidase — translation MAHFLRTPVAAAALILILSGCSNLAPAPSGPVEVNLVALNDFHGNLDRSKFTYTSVADAERKTVQAGGIDTLSGALTAWRREDAQLIFVGNGDLVGASPAMSALWADEPSIVAMNMLGMRASSVGNHEFDQGKAELLRQQRGGCESSRADKACKFTPDFKGASYTYMAANVIDTQTGKSLLPAYRIEEAHGVKVGLIGAVLKDTPSVVTAAGIAGLQFGDEADAINATLPQLRAQGVGVFVVLLHQGGETKEAVDQPDCSHLKGEVVDVVKRLDPAIQLVVSGHSHQGYLCRVDGRLVTQAQMGGHMLTRIKLKVDPVKNALIDASAQNVVMLPGMYEPDPAVAAYLESVKQRSAAELSRPVAAIAVPNVGRSTKGSGASPLGDLVADSTLFGARAAGAQIGLMNNGGIRKDLEAGADLMTNVGQNQAVVPFGNTLIVVSLSGAQIRALLEQQWPGAEAEEGNLLQVSEGFSYRWDSTRPQGQRVLPGSIMLNGIPLEDNQQYRVAANSFLAGGGDRFTVLAAGTRRLDTGVRDIDAFSDYLIARARAGKPAGSATAAGRIVRVK, via the coding sequence ATGGCTCACTTCCTACGCACTCCGGTCGCTGCCGCGGCCCTGATCCTCATCCTGTCTGGCTGCAGCAACTTGGCGCCTGCGCCGAGCGGTCCGGTTGAAGTGAACCTGGTCGCCCTGAACGATTTTCACGGCAACCTCGATCGCAGCAAATTCACTTACACGAGCGTCGCCGACGCCGAGCGCAAGACGGTGCAGGCCGGCGGCATCGATACCTTGTCCGGCGCCCTGACGGCGTGGCGCCGCGAAGATGCGCAACTGATTTTTGTGGGCAATGGCGACCTGGTCGGCGCCAGCCCCGCCATGTCGGCGCTGTGGGCGGATGAACCGAGCATCGTGGCCATGAACATGCTGGGCATGAGGGCCAGTTCCGTCGGCAACCATGAATTTGACCAGGGCAAGGCGGAATTGCTGCGCCAGCAGCGCGGCGGCTGCGAGTCGTCGCGCGCCGACAAGGCGTGCAAGTTCACGCCGGACTTCAAGGGCGCCAGCTACACCTATATGGCGGCGAATGTGATCGACACGCAAACGGGCAAGTCCCTGCTGCCCGCCTACCGCATCGAAGAGGCGCATGGCGTCAAGGTGGGCCTGATCGGCGCCGTGCTGAAAGATACGCCGTCCGTGGTGACGGCCGCCGGCATTGCGGGCCTGCAGTTCGGCGACGAGGCGGACGCCATCAACGCCACCTTGCCGCAGCTGCGCGCGCAGGGCGTGGGCGTGTTCGTCGTGCTGCTGCACCAGGGCGGCGAGACGAAGGAAGCCGTCGACCAGCCCGATTGCAGCCACTTGAAGGGCGAAGTGGTCGACGTGGTGAAACGCCTCGATCCGGCGATTCAGCTGGTCGTCAGCGGCCATTCGCACCAGGGCTATCTGTGCCGTGTCGATGGCCGCCTGGTGACGCAGGCGCAGATGGGCGGACATATGCTCACGCGCATCAAGCTCAAGGTCGATCCCGTCAAGAATGCGCTGATCGATGCCAGCGCGCAAAACGTCGTCATGTTGCCGGGCATGTATGAGCCGGACCCGGCCGTGGCAGCCTACCTGGAATCGGTCAAGCAGCGCAGCGCGGCGGAACTGTCGCGTCCCGTGGCCGCCATCGCCGTGCCGAACGTGGGCCGCAGCACCAAGGGCAGCGGCGCTTCCCCGCTGGGCGACCTGGTGGCCGACAGCACCCTGTTCGGCGCGCGTGCTGCCGGTGCGCAAATCGGCCTGATGAACAATGGCGGCATCCGCAAGGACCTGGAAGCGGGCGCCGATCTGATGACGAACGTGGGCCAGAATCAGGCCGTGGTGCCATTCGGCAATACCTTGATCGTCGTCAGCCTGTCCGGTGCGCAAATCCGCGCCTTGCTCGAACAGCAATGGCCGGGCGCCGAAGCGGAAGAGGGCAACTTGCTGCAAGTATCCGAAGGTTTCAGCTACCGCTGGGACAGCACGCGGCCGCAAGGCCAGCGCGTGCTGCCGGGCAGCATCATGCTCAATGGCATTCCTCTTGAAGACAATCAACAATACCGAGTCGCCGCCAACAGTTTCCTTGCTGGCGGCGGTGACCGCTTCACCGTGCTGGCGGCCGGCACGCGCCGCCTGGACACGGGCGTGCGCGACATCGACGCCTTCAGCGACTACCTGATCGCCCGCGCCCGCGCCGGCAAGCCCGCTGGCAGCGCCACGGCGGCCGGCCGCATCGTGCGCGTCAAATAA
- a CDS encoding phospholipase D-like domain-containing protein, protein MRRLFVSVLLSTLFAGTAHADFAIPGFELVHTSPVETTLTNPDLREPVAVWTELFDGAKKEIVIAQFYAVSKPGTAFEKVLASLTAAGQRGVKIRFLLDQKGVGLSEAATIAQIKAIPNLDLRLIDFNKVTGNGIVHAKYLAVDGQVAYIGSQNFDWRSFEHIHETGLKITEPAMVNQVQAIFEQDWQAQALTSQGSRATVLNSKVVPANYAQNAFLLASPNAYNPAGVGDSETGLPALLAQAQSEVRIQLLDYAPLSYGPNRTRPYYAVIDNAVRAAAQRGVKIKLMVSAWNTEAPAIAYLKSLALVPNVEIRIVTIPAASTGFIPFARVIHSKTMTIDGKLAWVGTSNWAGGYFDLSRNLEVVLRNEQMAQRIAALHEQTWSSAYAQPIDINKQYPKPAKAAPQGKE, encoded by the coding sequence ATGCGTCGCTTATTTGTTTCCGTTCTTCTCTCCACCCTGTTCGCGGGCACGGCCCACGCCGATTTCGCCATTCCCGGCTTCGAGCTGGTGCACACCTCGCCCGTGGAAACCACGTTGACGAATCCCGACTTGCGCGAGCCCGTCGCCGTATGGACCGAGCTGTTCGATGGGGCAAAAAAAGAAATCGTCATCGCCCAGTTTTATGCCGTCAGCAAGCCGGGTACGGCTTTTGAAAAAGTGCTGGCCAGCCTGACGGCGGCCGGCCAGCGCGGCGTAAAGATCCGTTTCCTGCTGGACCAGAAAGGCGTGGGCCTGTCGGAAGCGGCGACCATCGCGCAGATCAAGGCCATTCCGAACCTGGACTTGCGCCTCATCGATTTCAACAAGGTGACGGGCAACGGTATCGTGCATGCGAAATACCTGGCCGTCGATGGCCAGGTGGCGTACATTGGCAGCCAGAATTTCGACTGGCGCTCATTCGAGCACATCCATGAAACGGGCTTGAAGATCACGGAACCGGCCATGGTGAACCAGGTGCAAGCCATCTTCGAACAGGATTGGCAGGCTCAGGCCTTGACGTCGCAAGGCAGCCGCGCCACGGTGCTCAACAGCAAGGTAGTGCCCGCCAACTATGCGCAAAATGCCTTCCTGCTGGCCAGCCCGAACGCCTACAACCCGGCCGGCGTGGGCGACTCGGAAACGGGCTTGCCCGCCTTGCTGGCGCAAGCGCAAAGCGAGGTGCGCATCCAGCTGCTCGATTACGCGCCGTTGTCCTATGGCCCGAACCGCACGCGGCCGTATTACGCCGTGATCGACAACGCCGTGCGCGCGGCCGCCCAGCGCGGCGTGAAGATCAAGCTGATGGTGTCCGCCTGGAATACGGAAGCGCCCGCCATCGCCTACCTGAAGAGTCTGGCCCTGGTGCCGAACGTGGAAATCCGCATCGTGACGATTCCTGCGGCGTCGACCGGTTTCATTCCGTTCGCGCGCGTGATCCACAGCAAGACCATGACCATCGACGGCAAGCTGGCCTGGGTCGGCACGAGCAACTGGGCCGGCGGCTATTTCGACTTGTCGCGCAACCTGGAAGTGGTGCTGCGCAACGAACAGATGGCACAGCGTATTGCCGCGCTGCATGAGCAGACGTGGAGCTCGGCGTATGCGCAGCCCATCGATATCAACAAGCAGTATCCGAAGCCGGCCAAGGCCGCGCCGCAAGGCAAGGAGTAA
- a CDS encoding S1/P1 nuclease yields the protein MQKLLGVLALGAAFASGNVLAWGNDGHRAVGAIADQLLKGSAAQAKVTALLLPGESLEKIANWPDCVKGTYCGPQSPEMLSYVAANPKHGEYHYTNVPFQNEHYHDHGVGTADDDIVQTLKQAILVLQGKADAGSNPHGFSQREALILITHLVGDIHQPLHVGNAFVGKDGQFFAPATQAQIDDVAIFNARGGNDLLLDDAKMTALSDAVIPAPLPAEDGAAKPASSYPKSPTKPLHSYWDTTVVDYAMRRLSTRTPQQFARTVIASAPQVSSNSGDPATWPYQWADAALAASKIAFADVVAGPATQQTSRKGEVYNVWNLNVPDNYPVPSSALAKRQLTEAGYHLAAVLQAIWPQ from the coding sequence ATGCAAAAACTGTTGGGCGTGCTGGCGCTGGGCGCCGCTTTTGCCTCCGGCAATGTGCTGGCCTGGGGCAACGATGGCCACCGGGCCGTAGGTGCCATCGCGGATCAATTGCTCAAGGGCAGCGCGGCGCAGGCAAAGGTGACGGCCTTGCTGCTGCCGGGCGAAAGCCTGGAAAAGATCGCCAACTGGCCCGATTGCGTGAAGGGCACGTATTGCGGTCCGCAATCGCCGGAAATGCTGAGCTATGTGGCGGCGAACCCGAAGCATGGCGAATACCACTACACGAATGTGCCGTTCCAGAATGAGCATTACCACGATCATGGCGTGGGCACGGCCGACGACGATATCGTGCAAACCTTGAAGCAGGCGATCCTCGTGTTGCAGGGCAAGGCTGATGCGGGCAGCAATCCGCACGGCTTCAGCCAGCGCGAAGCGCTGATCCTGATCACGCACCTGGTGGGCGATATCCACCAGCCGCTGCACGTGGGCAATGCTTTCGTTGGCAAGGATGGCCAGTTTTTCGCGCCCGCCACGCAGGCGCAGATCGATGACGTCGCCATCTTCAATGCACGCGGCGGCAACGATTTGCTGCTCGACGATGCGAAGATGACGGCGCTGTCCGATGCCGTGATCCCCGCGCCGCTGCCGGCCGAGGATGGTGCGGCCAAGCCGGCAAGCAGCTATCCGAAGTCGCCCACCAAGCCCCTGCATTCGTACTGGGATACGACCGTGGTCGATTACGCCATGCGCCGCCTGAGCACGCGCACGCCGCAGCAGTTCGCGCGCACCGTGATCGCCAGCGCGCCACAAGTGAGCAGCAATAGCGGCGATCCCGCCACCTGGCCGTATCAATGGGCCGATGCCGCGCTGGCGGCGTCAAAGATTGCTTTCGCGGATGTGGTGGCCGGCCCGGCCACGCAGCAGACCAGCCGCAAGGGCGAGGTCTACAACGTGTGGAATTTGAACGTGCCCGACAATTATCCCGTGCCCAGCTCGGCGCTGGCGAAGCGGCAACTGACCGAGGCGGGTTATCACCTGGCAGCCGTGCTGCAGGCGATCTGGCCGCAATAA
- a CDS encoding DeoR/GlpR family DNA-binding transcription regulator, producing the protein MLTHQRKQYLLDLLQREGQLVAKAVSDSLGLSEDTIRRDLRELAKEGLLERVHGGALPLLPSSPALAPFAAREQISPEAKPAIGRAAGAMIQTGQVVFLDGGTTAVQLARQLPRDLRATIVTHSPSVAVELVNHPGIEVLMLGGRLYKHSIVGLGAATVEAIGRIRADLYFMGVSSLHPQAGITTGDYEEACVKRALSDASARTVVLASPEKFNTASPFQIVPLSQVNDIIVHRDVDDTLVAPYREIGIAVTLA; encoded by the coding sequence ATGCTTACACATCAACGCAAACAATACCTGCTGGACTTGCTCCAGCGCGAAGGACAGCTCGTCGCCAAGGCAGTCAGCGATAGCCTGGGCTTGTCGGAAGACACGATACGGCGCGACCTGCGCGAACTGGCGAAAGAAGGCTTATTGGAGCGCGTGCACGGCGGCGCCCTGCCCTTGTTGCCAAGTTCGCCCGCGCTGGCGCCGTTTGCGGCCCGCGAACAGATTTCGCCGGAAGCCAAGCCTGCCATCGGCCGCGCGGCGGGCGCCATGATACAAACGGGGCAAGTGGTGTTCCTCGACGGCGGCACGACCGCCGTGCAACTGGCGCGCCAGCTGCCGCGCGACTTGCGCGCCACCATCGTCACGCACAGCCCGTCGGTTGCCGTCGAACTGGTGAATCATCCTGGCATCGAAGTGCTGATGCTGGGCGGGCGTTTGTACAAGCACTCGATTGTCGGCCTCGGCGCGGCCACCGTGGAAGCGATCGGCCGCATCCGCGCCGACCTGTATTTCATGGGCGTGTCCAGCCTGCATCCGCAAGCGGGCATCACCACGGGGGATTATGAAGAAGCGTGCGTGAAGCGCGCCCTGAGCGACGCGTCGGCCCGCACCGTCGTGCTAGCGTCGCCGGAAAAGTTCAATACGGCTTCGCCGTTTCAAATCGTGCCCTTGAGCCAGGTCAACGATATCATCGTGCATCGCGACGTGGATGACACCCTGGTCGCGCCCTACCGCGAAATCGGAATTGCCGTCACCCTGGCATGA
- a CDS encoding ABC transporter permease → MTLDDFQFASILVSTVRNAPVLIFAAMAGLFAERSGMIDIGLEGKILASAFASAAVAYTTQNPYYGMAAGMLVCVALALLQAYVSITQKGNQLVAGMAINIAMSGLTFVLAQFFFQQGGRTPDLGSARLFDVVLPGTQYVEHIPFIGWVYAHLIGGHSILVYVAFLLIPLVHWLLYDTRFGLRLRACGENPHAADSAGVSVEATRYLAMLVAGILCSFSGAYLAIVQSGFFLRDMSAGAGYLALTAMVFGNWRPVYTFLGCLMFGFFAAIQIQIEGVDLPVVGRIPGSLIQMVPYVVTVIVLAGLMAKSIAPKAIGIPFVKSR, encoded by the coding sequence ATGACACTCGACGACTTTCAATTCGCCAGCATCCTGGTATCGACCGTGCGCAACGCGCCCGTCCTGATCTTTGCCGCCATGGCCGGCCTGTTCGCCGAACGCAGCGGCATGATCGACATCGGCCTGGAAGGCAAGATCCTGGCCAGCGCGTTCGCTTCCGCCGCCGTGGCCTACACGACGCAAAACCCGTATTACGGCATGGCTGCCGGCATGCTGGTGTGCGTCGCCCTGGCCCTGCTGCAGGCCTACGTCAGCATCACGCAAAAGGGCAATCAGCTGGTGGCCGGCATGGCGATCAACATCGCCATGAGCGGACTGACGTTCGTGCTGGCGCAGTTCTTCTTCCAGCAAGGCGGCCGCACGCCCGACCTCGGTTCGGCGCGTCTGTTCGACGTCGTCTTGCCGGGCACGCAATACGTGGAGCACATCCCCTTCATCGGCTGGGTGTATGCCCACCTGATCGGTGGCCATTCCATCCTCGTCTACGTGGCCTTCCTGCTGATTCCGCTCGTGCACTGGCTGCTGTACGACACGCGTTTCGGCCTGCGCCTGCGCGCCTGCGGCGAAAACCCCCATGCGGCCGACTCGGCCGGCGTGAGCGTGGAAGCGACGCGCTACCTGGCCATGCTGGTGGCCGGCATTTTGTGCTCGTTCTCTGGCGCCTACCTGGCCATCGTGCAAAGCGGCTTCTTCCTGCGCGACATGTCGGCCGGCGCCGGCTACCTGGCCTTGACGGCCATGGTGTTCGGTAACTGGCGTCCCGTCTACACCTTCCTCGGCTGCCTGATGTTCGGCTTCTTCGCCGCCATCCAGATCCAGATCGAAGGCGTGGACTTGCCGGTCGTGGGCCGTATCCCCGGCTCGCTGATCCAGATGGTGCCGTACGTCGTCACGGTGATCGTGCTGGCGGGCTTGATGGCGAAATCCATCGCGCCAAAAGCAATTGGTATCCCCTTCGTCAAATCGCGCTAA
- a CDS encoding ABC transporter permease, with protein sequence MNNDLPRWATAFVMPMLNLLSALLVAALVIYMLGEDPAESLSILVHSAILNPEGLSYTLFYASTFIFTGLSVSVAMQAGLFNIGSEGQMYIGGLGLTVAMLAFDQTLPAWLLIPAAMIGAALFGALWGFLPGYLQAKRGSHIVVTTIMFNFIAASLMNFIIVKYLIPPGEQNTASRVFAESGEMPRLSTWFQSLGDTPLNISFILAIAALVIYGVMVWRSSWGFKLRATGLNKHAAHYAGVSISKMIIIVMLISGALAGLGSVNSIMGSTHYLSLNFVGGAGFIGIAIALMGRQHPVGIFLSAVLFGALIQGGFDLSLEKPNIPTETFIFIQGLIILFCGAMENFYAPAISALLKRTKG encoded by the coding sequence ATGAATAACGACTTGCCACGCTGGGCGACAGCCTTTGTCATGCCCATGTTAAACCTGCTGTCGGCCTTGCTGGTCGCCGCCCTGGTGATCTATATGCTGGGCGAAGACCCGGCCGAATCGCTGTCCATCCTCGTCCACAGCGCCATCCTCAATCCGGAAGGCTTGAGCTACACCCTGTTCTACGCCAGCACCTTCATTTTCACGGGCCTGTCCGTGTCCGTGGCGATGCAGGCCGGGCTGTTCAATATAGGTTCCGAAGGCCAGATGTATATCGGCGGCCTGGGCTTGACGGTGGCCATGCTGGCCTTCGACCAGACCCTGCCCGCCTGGTTATTGATACCGGCGGCCATGATCGGTGCGGCCCTGTTCGGCGCGCTGTGGGGCTTTTTGCCCGGCTACCTGCAAGCCAAGCGCGGCAGCCACATCGTGGTGACCACCATCATGTTCAACTTCATCGCCGCCAGCCTGATGAACTTCATCATCGTGAAGTATCTGATTCCGCCGGGCGAACAGAACACGGCCAGCCGCGTGTTTGCGGAAAGCGGCGAAATGCCGCGCTTAAGTACCTGGTTCCAGTCCTTGGGCGACACGCCGCTGAACATCAGTTTTATTTTGGCGATCGCCGCGCTGGTCATCTACGGCGTGATGGTCTGGCGCTCGTCGTGGGGCTTCAAGCTGCGCGCCACGGGCTTGAACAAGCACGCGGCCCACTATGCGGGCGTGTCGATCAGCAAGATGATCATCATCGTCATGCTGATCTCGGGCGCACTGGCGGGCCTCGGTTCCGTCAATTCCATCATGGGTTCGACGCATTATCTGTCGCTCAATTTCGTTGGCGGCGCCGGTTTCATCGGCATCGCCATCGCCCTGATGGGCCGCCAGCATCCGGTCGGCATCTTCCTGTCGGCCGTGCTGTTCGGCGCGCTGATACAAGGCGGTTTCGACCTGTCGCTGGAAAAACCGAATATCCCGACGGAAACCTTCATTTTCATCCAGGGCTTGATCATCCTGTTCTGCGGCGCCATGGAAAACTTCTACGCACCGGCCATTTCCGCCCTGCTCAAGCGCACCAAAGGCTAA